In Aspergillus luchuensis IFO 4308 DNA, chromosome 1, nearly complete sequence, the following are encoded in one genomic region:
- a CDS encoding fungal specific transcription factor domain-containing protein (COG:S;~EggNog:ENOG410PN7N;~InterPro:IPR007219;~TransMembrane:2 (i103-124o136-157i);~go_function: GO:0003677 - DNA binding [Evidence IEA];~go_function: GO:0008270 - zinc ion binding [Evidence IEA];~go_process: GO:0006351 - transcription, DNA-templated [Evidence IEA]), with translation MKLLNHELIGRVPEVEKEASQQVSSQKSKRNKTYPSHQPTEHAEALKGLLAALPTEPEMNGIFKTKSGWWNSWRESFGLSWGDEGDSSLEVFAIRTFQTGHPALVGSLLLCFALSTGDFANYLSSVEHWILNNDELAGSIYGLQCLMGLGLCFMSSLQPRRAWATYRKANTLLQLAGIHRTHRKSNSLDTIFWQLFSADRWVSLLIGLPYSVPENLCDLYIPPPEEESLVNFHYRHLSILTGRVIDCLQSDKSPTLSTVTGVDEKIDEITAHLPFGYLDLEQIRRCRDAKDRHTRAFRLAHVHSLKAQPYMPLFLQGAQGDKQEYSRMACVRSARTLLEAYLLLHESDPAAARTDNSIKQSAPSALTAAVIVFLNMLGYGRNDAAGAVQERAAEKVYDDGLIERTLIALNSWSEDQPGSLSGQCHATLKDLVKSSRGLHKGERREIVVPYFGRVTVDRKEGPSQAADPWLETSSGEGPLLESNADSIAAWPALYDDFYLTYSGPWTAQDDYVGGLVDNADAAAAFDWIAEPGHGFCQY, from the exons ATGAAGCTTTTGAATCATGAATTG ATCGGTCGAGTTCCCGAGGTTGAGAAAGAGGCATCTCAGCAAGTATCAAGTCAAAAATCTAAGCGCAACAAAACCTACCCATCTCATCAGCCCACTGAACATGCTGAAGCGCTCAAAGGCCTACTTGCGGCATTACCAACAGAACCTGAAATGAACGGAATCTTCAAGACTAAAAGTGGATGGTGGAACTCCTGGCGTGAATCGTTCGGGCTAAGCTGGGGCGACGAAGGCGATTCCAGCCTTGAGGTGTTCGCTATTCGGACTTTCCAGACCGGCCATCCAGCTCTAGTTGGAAGTCTCTTACTCTGCTTTGCTCTCAGCACGGGTGACTTTGCAAATTATCTTTCTTCAGTAGAACATTGGATCCTGAACAATGATGAGCTTGCTGGCAGTATATATGGCTTGCAGTGTTTGATGGGCCTGGGGCTCTGCTTCATGAGTTCCTTACAGCCCCGTCGTGCGTGGGCCACATATCGTAAGGCTAATACGCTCTTGCAGCTTGCGGGAATCCATCGGACACACCGGAAGTCCAATAGTCTGGATACAATTTTCTGGCAGTTGTTCTCGGCCGACCGATGGGTTAGTCTGCTTATTGGCCTGCCATATTCAGTACCCGAGAATCTCTGTGATCTTTATATTCCTCCACCAGAAGAGGAGTCATTAGTCAACTTTCATTACCGACACCTGTCAATCCTGACTGGTCGGGTCATTGATTGCCTGCAGTCTGATAAAAGTCCTACATTATCCACAGTCACAGGAGTGGACGAGAAAATCGATGAGATTACGGCGCATTTACCATTCGGATACCTGGATCTGGAGCAGATTAGACGATGTCGAGATGCAAAAGACAGGCACACTCGGGCTTTCCGCCTGGCTCATGTTCACAGCTTGAAAGCACAGCCATACATGCCATTATTCTTGCAAGGAGCCCAAGGCGATAAGCAGGAGTATAGTCGGATGGCTTGTGTGAGGAGCGCAAGGACTCTCCTAGAAGCGTATCTTCTCCTGCATGAGAGTGACCCTGCTGCGGCACGCACGGACAACAGCATCAAACAATCAGCACCGAGTGCGCTAACAGCAGCTGTGATTGTCTTCTTGAATATGCTCGGTTATGGGAGGAACGATGCTGCAGGTGCAGTACAGGAAAGAGCCGCCGAGAAAGTCTATGATGATGGGCTGATTGAACGGACGCTGATCGCTTTGAACAGCTGGTCAGAGGATCAACCAGGCTCATTATCTGGCCAGTGCCATGCCACGCTGAAAGACCTAGTGAAAAGCAGCCGAGGATTGCACAAAGGAGAGCGTCGTGAGATTGTCGTGCCATACTTTGGCAGGGTGACTGTTGATCGCAAAGAGGGCCCTTCGCAGGCTGCTGATCCCTGGCTAGAGACTTCAAGCGGAGAAGGCCCTTTGTTGGAGTCGAATGCCGATAGCATCGCTGCCTGGCCTGCCCTGTACGATGATTTTTATCTTACCTATTCCGGCCCATGGACAGCGCAAGATGATTATGTAGGAGGGCTCGTTGACAATgccgatgcagcagcagctttcGATTGGATAGCCGAGCCCGGTCACGGCTTTTGCCAATACTGA
- a CDS encoding uncharacterized protein (COG:S;~EggNog:ENOG410PHFD;~InterPro:IPR036291,IPR000534;~PFAM:PF01118;~go_function: GO:0016620 - oxidoreductase activity, acting on the aldehyde or oxo group of donors, NAD or NADP as acceptor [Evidence IEA];~go_function: GO:0051287 - NAD binding [Evidence IEA];~go_process: GO:0055114 - oxidation-reduction process [Evidence IEA]) codes for MPTKLFITGVTGYIGGDALYYLSQHHPNFEYAALIRTEEKASRVREAYPNIRTVIGSLDDSEILVKEAAWADIVLHTADASDHVGAANAIAKGMIEGHSPERPGYWLHTGGTGILTYFDSEVKKVHGEHDDKEFNDDEGVGELVNLPADAFHRNVDEIVLKTGTEHSDTVKTVIVCPPTIYGKGRGPVSSRGRQAYELASFILKQGYIPQIGKGLARWNNVHVYDLSTLFGALVDAALDSSKKADKEIWGEKGYFLCENGEHVWGDLAKLVGEQAHALGFLKEKPEVKELSLEEAIKSPAGFEAASWGWNSRGKALRGRRVLGWKPQEKSLEEEVPNILNAEAARFGV; via the exons ATGCCTACCAAGCTTTTCATCACCGGCGTGACCGGCTACATTGGCGGCGATGCCTTGTATTACCTCTCGCAGCACCACCCCAATTTTGAATATGCCGCCTTGATCCGCACAGAGGAGAAAGCGAGCCGAGTTCGCGAGGCATATCCTAATATTCGCACTGTTATTGGCAGTCTGGATGATTCGGAGATTCTTGTAAAAGAAGCCGCTTGGGCGGATATTGTTCTTC ACACCGCCGACGCCTCCGACCACGTCGGCGCAGCCAATGCCATCGCCAAGGGAATGATTGAGGGCCATTCCCCCGAAAGACCGGGCTACTGGCTGCACACCGGCGGCACCGGAATCCTGACATACTTCGATTCCGAAGTGAAGAAAGTCCACGGCGAGCATGACGACAAAGAATTCAACGACGATGAGGGAGTGGGTGAACTTGTCAATCTTCCTGCGGATGCGTTCCACCGCAACGTGGACGAGATCGTTCTCAAGACGGGCACCGAGCATTCCGACACAGTGAAGACAGTTATTGTTTGTCCACCTACGATCTacggaaaaggaagaggaccTGTATCCTCTCGCGGTAGACAGGCATATGAGCTTGCTAGCTTCATCCTGAAACAGGGCTACATCCCTCAAATCGGAAAGGGTCTGGCACGTTGGAATAATGTGCACGTTTATGATTTGAGCACATTGTTCGGAGCTCTCGTTGATGCAGCGCTTGATTCTAGTAAGAAGGCTGACAAGGAGATCTGGGGTGAGAAGGGGTACTTTCTCTGTGAAAACGGCGAGCATGTCTGGGGTGATTTGGCGAAGTTAGTGGGGGAGCAGGCACATGCTTTGGGATTTTTGAAAGAGAAGCCGGAAGTTAAAGAGCTGTCGCTTGAGGAGGCGATTAAGTCGCCGGCGGGCTTTGAGGCTGCGAGCTGGGGCTGGAATTCCCGCGGCAAGGCATTGAGAGGACGGAGGGTTTTGGGGTGGAAGCCACAGGAGAAGagcctggaggaggaagtgcCGAATATTTTGAACGCGGAAGCAGCGAGGTTTGGAGTCTAA